The Zingiber officinale cultivar Zhangliang chromosome 10A, Zo_v1.1, whole genome shotgun sequence genome contains a region encoding:
- the LOC122027271 gene encoding transcription repressor OFP7-like: MSRPRSTMAKRLRRRLYSMLPSLGGLRSKGDAVAPPSCFDRDLALSQPSASLLREQPLVSPSRCCPSQSRRRAPPEGLLLHPGYPTPAYLWRNEKWWHVVTCAAIGGSDGHYPTVPRQKIDSDDGVFPPLVLRRVRRGKAVTRRPRSSMRFRRRGRSNSSADDEDDEEDDDDSGWFSSGEEMGATISTSDVESSDKVPRRRWPRKNGRVMTTKRCAAWTKRGTAVGRLIPFASPAVKESFAVVKLSEDPEEDFRRSMAEMVAEKKMYDVEGLEQLLCCFLSLNSSHHHAAIVAAFEDIWDTVFPAEIVGNVG; the protein is encoded by the coding sequence ATGTCGCGGCCTCGCTCGACCATGGCGAAGCGCCTCCGCCGTCGTCTCTACAGTATGTTGCCGTCCTTGGGAGGATTACGCTCCAAAGGTGATGCCGTCGCTCCTCCCTCTTGCTTCGATCGAGACCTGGCCCTCAGTCAACCTTCTGCTTCCCTCCTCCGCGAACAACCTCTTGTATCCCCCTCACGCTGCTGCCCCTCCCAGTCCCGGCGACGAGCGCCTCCAGAAGGCCTTCTCCTTCACCCGGGCTACCCGACTCCGGCCTACCTATGGCGGAATGAAAAGTGGTGGCACGTAGTGACCTGCGCTGCAATCGGCGGAAGTGATGGCCACTATCCCACCGTTCCTCGGCAGAAAATTGACTCCGACGACGGGGTTTTCCCCCCGCTGGTCCTCCGACGGGTAAGAAGGGGGAAGGCAGTGACGCGGAGGCCGAGGTCTTCGATGCGCTTCCGGCGGCGGGGCAGAAGTAATTCCTCGGCGGACGACGAAGACGACGAGGAGGACGATGACGACAGCGGGTGGTTCAGCAGCGGCGAGGAAATGGGGGCGACGATATCGACGTCGGATGTGGAATCTTCCGACAAAGTGCCGCGGCGGCGATGGCCGAGGAAAAATGGCAGGGTCATGACGACGAAAAGATGCGCGGCCTGGACGAAAAGGGGGACGGCGGTCGGGAGGCTGATTCCGTTCGCATCGCCGGCGGTGAAGGAGAGTTTCGCGGTGGTGAAGTTGTCGGAGGATCCTGAGGAGGATTTTCGGCGGTCGATGGCGGAGATGGTGGCGGAGAAGAAGATGTACGACGTGGAGGGGCTGGAGCAGCTTCTGTGCTGCTTTCTGTCGTTGAATTCGAGCCATCACCACGCTGCCATTGTAGCAGCCTTCGAGGACATATGGGACACGGTTTTTCCGGCGGAGATTGTCGGCAATGTTGGCTGA